The DNA window ATCGTTGGCCACCAACTGGCCCATTTTAGGCAACAGATGGAACGAGTACGCATCGTATACTTTGGAAAGTGGTGCAAAAACCGGTTTGGAAAATTCCAGCACCAACAAACGACCGCCGGGCTTGAGCACGCGAAACATCGAACGCAGCGCTTTCTCTTTGTCGGTCACGTTACGCAGACAGAAACTGATGGTGATGACATCAAAATAGTCGTCCGGGAAAGGCAGTTCTTCTGCGTTGGCTTGCACGTAGTGCACATTGCCGACGATGCCGCTGTCACGCAGCTTATCGCGGCCAACGTTGAGCATTGAATTGTTGATATCAGCGAGGATAACGTGGCCTTTTTCACCAACGATACGCGAGAATTTCGCCGTCAGATCGCCCGTGCCACCACCGAGATCCAACACACGCTGCCCAGGGCGAGCGCCACTGCAATCAATGGTGAAGCGTTTCCAAAGACGGTGAACCCCACCCGACATCAAGTCGTTCATGATGTCGTATTTCGCGGCGACCGAATGGAACACCTGCGCTACTTTGGCGACTTTCTCGTCTTTGGCGACAGTGGTAAAACCGAAGTGGGTGGTTTCCTGAGATTCTAAGGCTGTATCTGATTGCACGCTGATATCCGTCATTATTCTTCCTCTTGAGCAGCACGGTTCGACATCGGACCCAATTTTGGTTGTACGGCCCTCGACTGCGGGCGATTAGTTTACTTTATCCTCAGCGGGATGTCTTTCTACTAAAGGGTCATTTTGTGCTAATTGAACCAAATCGGCCGAAATGGGCCGTTTCACTTCAACCCCTAACTCTTTGAAACTTTCGGCTTGGCGGATGACGTTGCCACGACCGGTAACCAGCTTATTCATCGCTCCTTGATAGCTCTGATTGGCTTTATCTAATGCGCCGCCGAGGTTTTGCATATCATCGACAAACAGGCGCAGTTTGTCGTAGAGCTTGCTCGCGCGCTCAGCGATGATTTTCGCATTTTGATTCTGCCTTTCGTTGCGCCATAAATTGTCGATGGTACGCAGCGCCACCAGCAAAGTGGTCGGGCTGACGAGAATGATGTTGTGCTCCAGCGCCTCTTTAACCAAGCTCGGATCAGCCTGAATGGCCAACTGAAACGCAGGTTCAACCGGAATGAACATCAGCACGTAATCTAAACTGTGGATGCCGCGCAACTGGTGATAATCTTTGACACTCAATCCCTTGATATGACTGCGCAGCGCCGCCAAGTGCTCGCTCAGCGCCTGCTCGCGCTGCTCGTCCGTGTCGGCATGGAAATAGCGTTCATAGGCGACCAGCGCCATTTTCGAGTCAATCACCACCTGCTTATCTTGTGGCAGAGAGACAATCACATCCGGCTGATAACGCTTGCCCGCTTCATTTTGCAGGCTAACCTGCGTTTGATATTCGTGCCCTTCACGCAGGCCCGACTCTTTGAGCACCCGCGCCAGTACCACTTCGCCCCAGTTGCCCTGCTGCTTGTTGTCGCCTTTGAGCGCTTGGGTCAAATTGAGCGCTTCCCGGCTCATCTGCTCGTTGAGGCGCTGCAAATTTTTCAGCTCATGCACTAAGGTGTGGCGCTCTTTCGCTTCTTGGCTAAAACTGTCGTTAACCTGCTTTTTGAACCCTTCCAACTGCTCTTTCAGCGGCGAGAGCAACCCCTCTAAACTGAGGCGATTTTGTTGATCCACTTTGGCGGTTTTCTCTTCAAACAGCTGGTTCGCCAGCAGCTCGAAACTGCTGCTTGAGGCGCGTTTCCGCCTGTT is part of the Vibrio cidicii genome and encodes:
- the ubiE gene encoding bifunctional demethylmenaquinone methyltransferase/2-methoxy-6-polyprenyl-1,4-benzoquinol methylase UbiE, which produces MTDISVQSDTALESQETTHFGFTTVAKDEKVAKVAQVFHSVAAKYDIMNDLMSGGVHRLWKRFTIDCSGARPGQRVLDLGGGTGDLTAKFSRIVGEKGHVILADINNSMLNVGRDKLRDSGIVGNVHYVQANAEELPFPDDYFDVITISFCLRNVTDKEKALRSMFRVLKPGGRLLVLEFSKPVFAPLSKVYDAYSFHLLPKMGQLVANDAESYRYLAESIRMHPDQETLKGMMNEAGFDNTSYYNLTGGIVALHRGFKF